One Aciduliprofundum boonei T469 genomic region harbors:
- the lonB gene encoding ATP-dependent protease LonB, whose translation MESVDEWIEKQNFKTTKEIKVPPRLVDQVIGQDEAVEVIKKAAQQKRHVIMIGDPGTGKSMLAQSMVDFLPKEELEDILVFPNEEDPNKPIIKTVPAGQGKYIVKQYQEQAKKKKNEKKNSMFSILFLLVLIGGIAVVVTGNYSFLFWSIFIAIFLYMFMGAGIQKEEKALVPKLLVSHSPNDKPPFIDATGSHAGALLGDVRHDPFQSGGLETPPHLRVEAGAIHKAHKGVLFIDEINMLKLESQQSLLTAMQEKKFPISGQSEHSAGAMVHTEPVPCDFILVAAGNLDALQGMHPALRSRIRGYGYEVYMKSVMEDNDENRKKLVRFVAQEVVKDGKIPHFTKAAVAEIIKEAQKRAGRKGKLTLRLRELGGLIRVAGDIAREEKAKFVDIEHVIKAKKLAKPLEQQVADRLIEIKKEYKTFLNKGEAVGIVNGLAVYSAGSGMAEYSGIVLPIMAEVTPAQSRDQGRMIATGKLGEIAKEAVENVSAIIKKYFGKHITNYDVHIQFIGTYEGVEGDSASISVATAVVSALEGIPVNQNIAMTGSLSIRGHVLPVGGITAKVEAAIEAGLEKVIIPKSNLMDVILDEEHEGKIEVIPVSTVEEVLRYALVDCPKKEELLKKFEEIQGYE comes from the coding sequence GTGGAAAGCGTTGATGAGTGGATAGAAAAGCAGAATTTCAAAACTACAAAAGAGATAAAAGTTCCACCAAGACTTGTGGATCAGGTAATTGGGCAAGATGAGGCAGTTGAAGTTATAAAGAAAGCTGCCCAGCAGAAAAGGCATGTGATAATGATTGGAGATCCTGGTACGGGTAAAAGTATGCTTGCTCAGAGTATGGTTGATTTTCTGCCGAAGGAGGAACTTGAGGATATACTGGTTTTTCCAAACGAGGAGGATCCAAACAAGCCGATAATCAAAACTGTGCCAGCTGGGCAGGGAAAATACATTGTCAAACAGTATCAAGAGCAGGCAAAGAAAAAGAAAAATGAGAAAAAAAATTCTATGTTTTCCATTCTGTTTCTCTTAGTGCTGATAGGAGGCATTGCTGTTGTTGTGACAGGTAATTACTCTTTTCTATTCTGGTCAATATTCATAGCAATATTTCTCTATATGTTCATGGGTGCGGGAATACAGAAGGAGGAGAAAGCACTCGTACCTAAGCTTTTAGTCTCACACTCCCCCAATGATAAACCCCCTTTTATAGATGCTACAGGAAGCCATGCAGGTGCATTGTTGGGTGATGTTCGCCATGACCCCTTTCAAAGTGGTGGATTGGAAACTCCACCCCATCTTCGCGTTGAGGCTGGGGCAATACACAAAGCGCACAAGGGTGTGCTTTTCATTGATGAAATAAATATGCTCAAACTTGAATCTCAGCAGTCATTGCTTACCGCCATGCAGGAGAAAAAATTCCCGATCTCGGGGCAAAGCGAGCATTCTGCAGGAGCAATGGTACATACTGAGCCCGTGCCATGCGATTTTATTCTTGTAGCTGCAGGAAACCTGGATGCTCTTCAAGGTATGCATCCTGCACTGCGCTCAAGAATTCGTGGCTATGGATACGAGGTTTATATGAAATCTGTTATGGAAGATAACGATGAAAATAGAAAAAAACTAGTAAGATTTGTGGCTCAAGAAGTTGTAAAAGATGGAAAAATACCTCATTTTACAAAAGCAGCCGTAGCTGAGATTATAAAAGAAGCGCAGAAGAGAGCTGGTAGAAAGGGAAAGTTAACCCTTAGATTAAGGGAACTTGGAGGGTTAATAAGGGTAGCTGGAGATATTGCCAGGGAAGAAAAAGCCAAGTTTGTTGACATAGAGCATGTTATAAAGGCAAAGAAACTTGCAAAACCCTTGGAGCAGCAGGTTGCAGACAGGTTAATTGAGATAAAGAAGGAGTACAAAACCTTCTTGAATAAAGGAGAAGCAGTTGGTATTGTAAATGGCCTTGCAGTTTACTCTGCTGGTAGTGGGATGGCAGAGTATTCTGGCATCGTTTTACCAATTATGGCTGAGGTTACTCCTGCGCAATCTAGAGACCAAGGTAGGATGATTGCAACGGGAAAACTTGGTGAGATTGCAAAGGAAGCTGTTGAGAACGTTTCTGCGATAATAAAGAAGTACTTTGGAAAGCATATTACCAATTATGATGTGCACATTCAGTTCATAGGCACATATGAGGGTGTTGAAGGAGACAGTGCAAGTATAAGTGTTGCCACCGCAGTGGTATCTGCATTAGAAGGAATACCTGTAAATCAGAATATTGCAATGACTGGCTCACTTAGCATTCGTGGTCATGTTCTTCCCGTTGGGGGTATAACTGCCAAGGTAGAAGCCGCCATAGAAGCAGGATTAGAAAAGGTCATAATTCCAAAGTCAAACCTTATGGATGTAATTCTGGATGAAGAGCATGAGGGAAAGATAGAGGTTATACCAGTTAGCACTGTTGAAGAAGTTCTCAGATATGCCCTTGTTGATTGCCCCAAAAAAGAGGAACTTTTGAAAAAATTTGAAGAGATACAGGGATACGAATGA
- the cgi121 gene encoding KEOPS complex subunit Cgi121, translating to MIVKGYIGNLSAEDSQLFASKGIYVFNSLCVGCKEHVEWAYQKMKYAFENKKNIARKRHLEMMLILSGKRQIKEAIDLCGSEGADSIVAISEKDFEIPLRRDDSVIEFRADKMEYLGIPQFLQKGCDLFFENSAMLELER from the coding sequence ATGATTGTGAAGGGGTATATAGGAAACTTAAGCGCTGAAGATTCGCAACTCTTTGCCTCTAAAGGCATATATGTTTTCAACTCTCTATGCGTGGGGTGCAAAGAGCATGTAGAATGGGCATATCAAAAGATGAAATATGCATTTGAGAATAAAAAAAACATAGCTAGAAAAAGGCATCTTGAAATGATGTTAATTCTATCAGGAAAAAGACAGATTAAAGAGGCAATAGATCTGTGTGGCTCTGAGGGAGCAGATAGCATAGTGGCAATAAGCGAAAAAGATTTTGAAATACCATTAAGAAGAGATGACAGTGTTATAGAGTTCAGAGCCGATAAAATGGAGTATCTCGGAATTCCCCAATTTCTGCAAAAGGGCTGCGATTTATTTTTTGAGAACTCTGCCATGCTTGAATTGGAGAGATAA
- the tgt gene encoding tRNA guanosine(34) transglycosylase Tgt, translating into MFKIIAKDNKARLGILKTAHGELKTPFFMPVATKATVKTLTPEDLESCDVKVLISNSLHLFLKPGLEVLEKHGGLHKFMRFEGAIFTDSGGFQMIRKGFFVRADESGIIFRSPYDGQKYLFTPEFSKEVQMRIGSDVAMMLDYCAEYPASYEEAKRSVELTTKWAQKFPKNTKEQLSFGIVQGSIYEDLREKSAKDLSNMDFDGYGIGGLSIGEPKKVMHRMVEIVDGILPENKPRYLMGVGSPLEIIESVIRGVDIFDSVFPTRNGRHGTAITSEGMLNLRKAEFKNDMQPLDNECQCYTCENFTRAYIHHLLREKEILGMHLLSLHNVCFMIQFMKRLREEIEQGNLEKFKKEMERIYGT; encoded by the coding sequence ATGTTCAAGATAATAGCTAAGGATAACAAAGCACGTTTGGGGATATTAAAAACTGCCCATGGCGAACTCAAAACTCCATTTTTTATGCCTGTAGCTACAAAGGCAACGGTGAAAACACTTACACCTGAGGATTTGGAGAGTTGTGATGTAAAAGTTTTAATCTCAAACTCGCTCCATTTGTTCTTGAAGCCTGGATTGGAGGTTTTAGAAAAGCATGGGGGATTGCATAAGTTTATGCGTTTTGAAGGTGCAATTTTCACAGATAGCGGTGGATTTCAAATGATTCGAAAGGGATTTTTTGTGAGGGCAGATGAAAGTGGAATTATATTTCGTTCTCCTTATGATGGGCAGAAATACCTATTCACGCCTGAGTTTAGTAAAGAGGTACAGATGAGAATAGGAAGCGATGTTGCAATGATGTTAGATTATTGTGCAGAGTATCCTGCAAGTTATGAAGAGGCAAAGAGAAGCGTGGAGCTAACCACAAAATGGGCTCAGAAATTTCCTAAAAATACTAAGGAACAACTAAGCTTTGGTATCGTTCAGGGTTCGATTTATGAGGACCTTAGAGAGAAGAGTGCAAAAGATTTATCCAATATGGATTTTGATGGCTATGGAATAGGCGGGCTAAGTATAGGAGAGCCGAAGAAAGTTATGCACAGAATGGTTGAGATTGTAGATGGCATATTGCCAGAAAATAAACCGAGGTATCTCATGGGAGTGGGCTCACCCTTGGAAATAATTGAATCAGTAATTAGAGGAGTGGATATATTTGACTCGGTTTTTCCCACTAGAAACGGAAGACATGGAACTGCAATAACTTCTGAAGGAATGCTCAACTTGCGTAAGGCAGAATTTAAAAATGATATGCAACCGCTGGATAATGAGTGTCAATGCTATACTTGTGAGAATTTTACGAGAGCATATATTCATCATCTTTTGCGCGAGAAAGAGATTCTTGGAATGCATCTTCTCTCGTTGCACAATGTATGCTTTATGATTCAATTTATGAAAAGGTTGCGTGAAGAGATAGAACAGGGAAATTTAGAAAAATTCAAAAAAGAGATGGAGAGAATTTATGGTACATAG
- a CDS encoding diacylglycerol/polyprenol kinase family protein, translating into MERQSCSGDTLSLKRELKRKTLHLAGLLVPALYILVGREWSISIISIILIAFFIIEPIRVSFFRSKELLERMRPYITPDVYKFLEQRLDKMMKSMREIEREEERLCIGAHIYFAIASLIVIILFPKYIVIGAITVATLGDAVAALIGKPLGKHRFKNGKSLEGSIAFFLTAFAVLFFILPYGYNMSFVIPAAILGAIIGTLVELFNVPPNDNFSNQIFISFALYLLLFLF; encoded by the coding sequence ATGGAACGGCAATCATGCAGTGGTGATACTCTGTCGTTAAAAAGAGAGCTCAAGAGAAAAACGCTCCATCTTGCTGGTTTGCTCGTGCCCGCTCTCTATATACTTGTGGGAAGAGAGTGGTCTATATCAATAATCAGCATAATCCTGATTGCATTTTTTATAATAGAACCAATTAGGGTCTCTTTCTTCCGTAGTAAAGAATTGCTTGAAAGAATGCGTCCATACATAACTCCAGATGTTTATAAATTTTTAGAGCAAAGACTTGATAAGATGATGAAGAGTATGCGTGAAATAGAGCGAGAAGAGGAGAGATTATGTATAGGTGCTCATATTTATTTTGCAATTGCCTCTCTTATTGTCATAATCCTTTTTCCAAAATACATAGTAATAGGAGCAATTACAGTTGCAACTCTTGGAGACGCTGTGGCCGCACTCATAGGAAAACCTTTAGGAAAGCATAGGTTTAAAAACGGAAAGAGTTTGGAGGGAAGTATAGCATTCTTTTTAACTGCATTTGCGGTTTTATTTTTCATTCTCCCCTATGGTTACAATATGTCCTTTGTCATTCCAGCCGCAATTCTAGGTGCTATAATAGGAACCTTAGTAGAGCTTTTTAATGTACCCCCTAACGATAATTTTTCCAATCAAATTTTTATCTCTTTTGCCCTTTACCTCTTGCTCTTCCTATTTTGA
- a CDS encoding 30S ribosomal protein S8e — translation MAIWQGRSLKKPSGGRIRLPRKKRKYELGREPVFTHVAPLRKKIIRVRGGNYKVKLLRSDEINVYNPKTGKAQKAKIRGVIENPANPHFAQRNIITKGAIVETDLGKVKVTSRPGQHGVLNGVLLE, via the coding sequence ATGGCCATATGGCAGGGAAGATCCTTGAAAAAACCGAGTGGCGGCAGAATTCGATTGCCGAGAAAGAAGAGGAAATATGAGCTTGGGAGAGAGCCAGTTTTCACTCATGTTGCTCCACTCAGAAAGAAAATCATAAGGGTTAGAGGAGGTAATTACAAGGTAAAACTCCTAAGAAGTGATGAAATAAATGTGTACAATCCAAAAACCGGTAAGGCACAGAAGGCTAAGATAAGGGGAGTGATAGAGAATCCTGCCAATCCCCACTTTGCCCAGAGAAATATAATCACTAAGGGAGCCATAGTAGAGACGGATTTGGGGAAGGTTAAAGTTACTTCCAGACCTGGACAGCATGGAGTGCTCAATGGAGTGCTCTTAGAATGA
- a CDS encoding signal recognition particle subunit SRP19/SEC65 family protein: MSVIIYPAYFNIHYSRKQGRRVPKNLAFDPKLETIAKAARELGYEVEIEPDKRYPRFWWSERGRIIIDTDEPKNEVIKKIARKIRNV; this comes from the coding sequence ATGAGCGTAATCATTTACCCTGCCTATTTTAATATTCATTATTCTCGCAAGCAGGGGCGTAGAGTTCCCAAAAATCTTGCTTTTGATCCAAAACTTGAAACTATTGCAAAAGCTGCCAGAGAATTAGGGTATGAAGTTGAAATAGAGCCTGATAAAAGATACCCAAGATTCTGGTGGAGTGAAAGGGGAAGAATAATTATCGATACAGATGAGCCAAAGAACGAGGTTATTAAGAAGATAGCAAGAAAAATAAGAAATGTTTAA
- a CDS encoding DUF211 domain-containing protein: MNQNTSYGIRRLVLDVMKPHRPSIVEVALKLSKVDGVNGVNCILNEVDQETESLKVVIEGPNIDFDEVQETLESLGAVIHSIDVAVAGKKIVEDVETPQDR; the protein is encoded by the coding sequence ATGAACCAAAATACATCTTATGGAATTCGGAGATTGGTGCTTGATGTGATGAAACCGCACAGGCCAAGCATTGTGGAAGTGGCACTTAAGTTAAGCAAGGTTGATGGGGTAAATGGTGTGAACTGCATTTTAAACGAAGTGGATCAGGAAACAGAGAGTTTGAAGGTTGTAATAGAAGGTCCAAACATAGATTTTGATGAAGTACAGGAGACATTAGAGTCCCTTGGAGCAGTTATCCATTCAATAGATGTGGCGGTTGCGGGTAAAAAGATAGTTGAGGATGTGGAAACTCCTCAAGATAGGTAA
- a CDS encoding macro domain-containing protein: protein MLLKKWEIGGIKIEISICDITKDDSEAIVNAANSSLKHGGGVAWAIVKEGGYEIQRESDEYVKKYGPVATGEVAVTSAGKLNAKYVIHAVGPIWRGGNNNEDSLLFNAVYNTLKKANELGVKSVSMPAISTGIYGFPKDRAAEIFGRAISKFIKDFKNTSIKRIRICHIEEGSAKIFAENMKL from the coding sequence ATGCTTCTTAAAAAGTGGGAAATAGGCGGTATAAAAATAGAGATTTCAATCTGTGATATAACTAAGGATGATAGCGAAGCAATAGTGAATGCTGCAAACTCAAGTTTGAAGCATGGTGGGGGAGTGGCATGGGCCATAGTAAAGGAAGGAGGATACGAGATACAGAGAGAAAGTGATGAGTATGTGAAAAAGTATGGTCCTGTTGCCACAGGTGAAGTTGCCGTTACATCCGCCGGAAAATTAAATGCAAAGTATGTAATTCATGCCGTTGGACCTATTTGGAGAGGGGGAAATAATAACGAGGATTCTCTTCTTTTTAATGCTGTTTATAATACACTTAAAAAAGCGAATGAGTTAGGAGTGAAAAGTGTATCTATGCCTGCAATAAGCACGGGTATCTATGGATTTCCCAAAGATAGGGCTGCAGAGATATTTGGGAGGGCGATATCAAAATTCATAAAAGATTTCAAAAACACAAGTATAAAAAGGATAAGAATATGTCATATAGAAGAGGGAAGTGCAAAAATTTTCGCTGAGAATATGAAGCTCTAA
- a CDS encoding GH25 family lysozyme, with protein MKRPIVWFVVFILILNAIFFAIGYGSNQKESLYFKTSSSIKGIDVSHWQGNVNWTKVKNSGIIFAFVKATEGTSYVDPDFEENMEKAHASGLYVGAYHFAEPENYNAKEAAEHFVDTIKTYLKSGYLRPVLDLEEGSSLGKESLSSWVNEFMIEVFNLTGIKPIIYTNPNYAENYLDSSVSQWNLWIANYRVSSPSTGIWDSWAFWQYTDEGNVSGVSGNVDMDYYNGNLKSLIDNFVIGGSCTLPYYDRAGALGYAYKWYSSDNSHYQKFSNSSEESTNFVSQVLIAGGISLWRGYDGKGDGALNYNGSMINPKYLNENLREYQNAKFSYYLASNFTVPEWIEKGDVVIFGDSNGEHYIYAGIVTYRNEDNLYIATHSPDEWNVSISSFFPSKYDLVNFYHIPNGTKKFMQVFRVTATALNIRTGPSTSYGIIGTVPENQEFVAYNYSIDSSGRKWWQFFYDDRVGWCAAWYTEMAYSDIFVVNVSSSLHVRSGAGTSNTILGSVYDGMLFAKKGQKYNSDEDITWYEIYWENKSAWIAGNYANYVPEFDIPYFLFIILLLAILAFKRKFNGD; from the coding sequence ATGAAAAGGCCAATAGTTTGGTTTGTGGTATTCATACTGATTCTTAATGCTATATTTTTTGCCATAGGTTATGGTAGCAATCAAAAAGAGAGTTTATATTTCAAAACATCCTCCAGCATTAAGGGTATAGATGTTTCCCACTGGCAGGGAAATGTGAACTGGACTAAAGTTAAAAATTCCGGGATAATCTTTGCATTTGTAAAGGCCACAGAGGGGACATCTTATGTGGACCCGGATTTTGAAGAAAATATGGAGAAGGCACACGCATCAGGATTGTATGTTGGTGCCTATCACTTTGCAGAACCTGAAAATTATAATGCAAAAGAGGCCGCAGAGCATTTTGTAGATACCATAAAAACATATCTGAAGAGTGGATATTTGAGACCCGTTTTGGATTTAGAAGAAGGATCATCCTTAGGAAAAGAGAGCTTATCAAGTTGGGTAAATGAATTTATGATTGAAGTATTCAATTTAACGGGTATAAAGCCAATAATTTACACGAATCCAAATTATGCTGAAAACTACCTTGATTCCTCCGTATCTCAATGGAATCTCTGGATAGCCAATTATAGAGTTTCGTCCCCTTCCACGGGAATTTGGGACTCCTGGGCATTCTGGCAGTACACAGACGAGGGAAATGTATCGGGGGTGAGTGGCAATGTGGATATGGATTATTACAATGGAAATTTAAAATCCCTCATAGATAATTTTGTTATAGGTGGCTCGTGTACTCTCCCCTATTATGATAGAGCGGGTGCTTTAGGTTATGCTTATAAGTGGTACTCTTCCGACAATTCCCATTACCAGAAATTTTCAAACTCCAGCGAGGAGAGCACAAATTTCGTTTCTCAGGTATTGATAGCAGGAGGAATATCTCTCTGGAGAGGATATGATGGTAAAGGCGATGGGGCTTTAAATTACAATGGCTCAATGATAAATCCAAAGTATCTGAATGAGAATCTCAGAGAGTATCAGAATGCAAAATTTTCGTACTATCTTGCTTCAAATTTTACAGTTCCTGAATGGATAGAAAAAGGGGATGTGGTCATATTTGGAGACTCAAATGGTGAGCATTACATATATGCAGGTATAGTAACATATAGGAATGAAGACAATCTTTACATAGCCACTCATTCTCCCGATGAATGGAATGTATCCATATCCTCGTTTTTCCCATCTAAGTATGACCTTGTAAATTTTTACCATATACCGAATGGAACCAAGAAATTTATGCAGGTATTTCGAGTTACTGCCACTGCTCTCAATATTCGAACAGGTCCAAGCACGAGTTATGGCATAATAGGAACTGTGCCAGAGAATCAAGAGTTCGTTGCATACAATTATAGCATTGATTCATCAGGGCGCAAATGGTGGCAGTTCTTCTACGATGACAGGGTGGGTTGGTGTGCTGCATGGTACACTGAAATGGCATATTCTGATATATTTGTAGTAAATGTCTCCTCCTCCCTGCATGTTCGCTCTGGGGCTGGAACATCTAACACCATACTTGGCTCAGTTTATGATGGAATGCTCTTTGCCAAGAAGGGACAGAAATATAACAGCGATGAGGACATCACCTGGTACGAGATATACTGGGAAAACAAAAGTGCTTGGATTGCGGGAAACTATGCAAATTATGTACCAGAATTTGACATCCCATATTTTCTATTTATTATACTTCTCTTAGCAATACTCGCATTCAAGAGAAAATTTAATGGAGATTAA
- a CDS encoding orotate phosphoribosyltransferase-like protein: MKSIEELVKRARELKEKGLDTKEIATELHLSTNTVEWLLTKGIGGEAPKDVKIGWRSIGIYPYRISKIAEIMSDIILEEMEKRQFDVDSIVGILINGIPFATFIAEELNVELIIYRPHPKMEEGAFSSNYAHIEGKKVVIVDDVMSTGETLRKAIDDIKNAGGEPVLSVVLVNKTPWDEVNGVPLRALIRARTL; encoded by the coding sequence ATGAAAAGTATTGAAGAGCTTGTTAAAAGAGCGAGAGAGCTGAAGGAGAAGGGTCTGGATACAAAGGAGATAGCAACAGAGTTGCATTTATCCACGAATACCGTGGAATGGTTACTCACAAAGGGGATTGGAGGAGAGGCACCCAAGGATGTGAAAATAGGGTGGAGAAGCATAGGGATATATCCCTACAGAATATCTAAAATTGCAGAAATAATGAGTGATATAATCCTTGAAGAGATGGAGAAGAGACAATTTGATGTTGATTCTATTGTTGGAATTCTAATAAATGGTATTCCATTTGCAACTTTCATCGCGGAGGAATTGAATGTTGAATTGATAATATACAGGCCGCATCCCAAGATGGAAGAGGGAGCATTCTCGAGTAATTATGCCCATATAGAAGGAAAGAAAGTAGTAATTGTAGATGATGTCATGAGCACCGGTGAAACTTTGAGAAAGGCGATAGATGATATAAAAAATGCAGGTGGTGAGCCAGTGCTTAGTGTTGTGCTCGTGAACAAAACTCCCTGGGATGAGGTAAACGGAGTACCATTAAGGGCTCTAATTCGTGCAAGAACTTTATGA
- a CDS encoding multiprotein bridging factor aMBF1, whose protein sequence is MEQKYISERHGRFGEIMICELCGKNVPRLHKVVIEGVIMNVCDDCAKFGKEIKGNEIPKDVKYLPPEVVRERLERKQRRRRKDYLDEEEVLIEDYPEVIRKAREKMGLTQEQLAKKILEKKTVISKIERGEMHPDEKLIKKLEKALDIKLKEKVSTVYRKDTKKSGGLTLGDLIKDAL, encoded by the coding sequence ATGGAACAAAAATATATATCGGAAAGGCATGGGAGATTTGGTGAGATTATGATTTGTGAATTATGTGGCAAAAATGTACCACGATTACATAAAGTTGTGATAGAAGGCGTGATTATGAATGTTTGTGATGATTGCGCCAAATTCGGCAAAGAGATTAAAGGAAATGAAATACCAAAGGATGTGAAATATCTGCCCCCTGAAGTTGTAAGGGAGAGGTTGGAGAGGAAGCAGAGGAGAAGAAGAAAGGATTATCTGGATGAGGAGGAAGTACTAATTGAAGATTACCCAGAAGTTATAAGGAAAGCGAGGGAGAAGATGGGGCTAACTCAAGAGCAACTTGCCAAAAAAATACTTGAAAAGAAAACGGTTATCTCAAAGATTGAAAGGGGAGAAATGCACCCTGATGAAAAGCTAATAAAGAAATTAGAAAAGGCGTTGGATATCAAGCTTAAAGAAAAAGTATCCACCGTTTATCGCAAGGATACAAAGAAGAGTGGTGGATTAACATTGGGAGATTTAATTAAGGATGCGTTGTAA
- a CDS encoding alanine--glyoxylate aminotransferase family protein → MIENTPKLFIPGPTEVDDRVRIAMAQRVIGHRTKEMTELYGGIVEKMQKLFNTDHYVFVFTSSGSAVMEGTIRNLAEKDVLHGACGAFSKRWYEMSLANEKNADLVWADWGKAVKPEMIADAMEKKKYELLAQIHNETSTGVKNPTDEIAKIAHENDTLIAIDTVSSLGGDMIDVNKYDVVIASSQKALALPPGLAVAIVSEEAMEKSKKTRNKGYYFDFVRMLKRFEKSQQHPTTPSVPLLYAMDVQLDIMLEEGMQARYERHLKMREIVHNWVKKRGFELFAEKGYESVTVTTITNTYGISIKELNEELVRRGLRISNGYGELKEKTFRIAHMGQLTPTDIMGLLDTIDEILEAKGVY, encoded by the coding sequence ATGATTGAAAATACTCCTAAGTTGTTCATACCGGGACCGACTGAAGTGGATGATAGGGTACGCATAGCGATGGCACAAAGAGTTATAGGACATCGTACAAAGGAGATGACTGAGCTTTATGGTGGAATTGTGGAGAAGATGCAGAAACTCTTCAATACTGATCACTATGTGTTTGTTTTCACATCCAGCGGCTCTGCCGTTATGGAAGGTACCATAAGAAATCTAGCAGAGAAGGATGTTTTACACGGTGCTTGTGGTGCTTTCAGCAAGCGCTGGTATGAGATGAGCTTGGCGAATGAAAAAAATGCTGATTTGGTCTGGGCAGATTGGGGCAAGGCAGTAAAACCAGAGATGATAGCAGATGCTATGGAGAAGAAAAAATACGAGCTTCTGGCACAAATACACAATGAGACAAGCACAGGTGTTAAAAATCCCACAGATGAGATTGCAAAAATTGCACATGAGAATGATACTTTAATAGCCATTGATACCGTTTCTTCCCTTGGTGGAGATATGATTGATGTGAATAAGTATGATGTGGTTATCGCCTCCTCGCAGAAAGCTTTGGCCCTTCCTCCAGGTCTTGCCGTGGCTATTGTGAGCGAAGAGGCCATGGAGAAGAGTAAAAAAACAAGGAATAAGGGCTATTATTTTGATTTTGTTCGCATGCTCAAAAGATTTGAAAAGAGTCAGCAGCACCCAACCACCCCATCTGTGCCGCTCTTATACGCCATGGATGTGCAGCTTGATATTATGCTTGAAGAGGGTATGCAGGCAAGATATGAAAGGCATCTAAAAATGCGTGAGATAGTTCATAACTGGGTTAAAAAGAGAGGATTTGAACTATTCGCAGAGAAGGGATATGAAAGTGTGACCGTAACTACGATAACCAACACCTATGGCATATCCATAAAAGAGCTTAATGAGGAGCTAGTGAGAAGGGGATTGCGCATATCAAATGGCTATGGCGAATTGAAAGAGAAAACATTCAGAATAGCACACATGGGTCAATTAACCCCCACCGATATAATGGGCCTCTTAGATACCATCGACGAGATTCTAGAGGCAAAGGGGGTGTACTGA
- a CDS encoding D-2-hydroxyacid dehydrogenase: MKVGICDPIAKEGVELLKKEGFEVVDLTGLPKDELSNHVRDLDAIIVRSATKVRKEMIDAAEKLKAIGRAGVGLDNIDVEYAKSKGIKVINTPGATSISVAELTIGLILAVMRKIAYADREMRNGAWPKKKCKGIEMYGKTLGIIGIGRIGREVAKRATAFGMKVIYYDVYRPDESTEKELAIEFRELDALVSEADVITLHLPLTPETKHLINKERIEMMKDGAIIINAARGGIVDENALYEALKSGKLYGAALDVYENEPLKESKLFELDNIVLTPHIGAQAKEGQTRAGIEVAKKIAEALKS, translated from the coding sequence ATGAAGGTTGGAATTTGTGACCCAATAGCCAAAGAGGGTGTTGAACTATTGAAAAAAGAGGGTTTTGAAGTTGTGGATCTAACCGGATTGCCGAAGGATGAGTTGTCGAATCATGTGAGGGATTTGGATGCAATCATAGTGCGAAGTGCCACTAAGGTTCGTAAAGAGATGATTGATGCAGCCGAGAAATTAAAGGCCATAGGCCGTGCAGGTGTTGGGTTGGATAATATAGATGTAGAGTACGCTAAGAGCAAAGGAATTAAAGTTATCAACACTCCAGGAGCTACGAGTATAAGTGTTGCGGAGTTAACAATTGGGTTGATTTTAGCGGTGATGCGAAAAATTGCTTATGCTGATAGAGAGATGCGTAATGGTGCTTGGCCTAAGAAGAAGTGTAAAGGCATTGAGATGTATGGAAAAACGCTGGGAATAATAGGAATAGGTAGAATAGGTCGGGAAGTAGCAAAAAGAGCTACGGCCTTTGGAATGAAGGTAATATATTACGATGTTTATCGTCCAGATGAAAGCACAGAAAAAGAGTTAGCCATAGAATTTCGTGAGTTAGATGCTTTGGTCTCCGAAGCGGATGTGATAACTTTGCATTTGCCCCTCACTCCTGAAACGAAGCATTTGATAAATAAGGAGAGAATAGAGATGATGAAGGATGGTGCTATAATAATCAACGCGGCTAGAGGAGGCATTGTGGATGAAAATGCATTATACGAAGCTCTAAAATCTGGAAAGTTATACGGTGCTGCCTTAGATGTGTACGAAAATGAGCCACTTAAAGAGAGCAAATTATTTGAGCTCGACAATATCGTACTCACTCCCCATATTGGAGCGCAAGCAAAGGAAGGACAAACTCGTGCTGGCATAGAAGTTGCTAAAAAGATTGCAGAAGCTTTGAAGTCATAA